A genomic region of Rhodococcus pyridinivorans contains the following coding sequences:
- a CDS encoding TetR/AcrR family transcriptional regulator has translation MPPAPAARAKLLDAFVTILLEQGERAATLESVAAAANVSKGGLLYHFPSKDALVEALAEHLETLAADDAELMRTAPEGPATYYIRTSVFADTPLDRAIVALTRLSQTANPRAQQALRRIHQGWFEALSDEVTDPAAARAVMLIGDGLYYGAAMSGETSTTPPEDVDELLKVVRKLIGPSD, from the coding sequence GTGCCACCTGCCCCTGCCGCCCGCGCCAAACTTCTCGACGCCTTCGTGACGATCCTGCTCGAGCAGGGCGAGCGCGCCGCGACACTCGAGTCCGTCGCCGCGGCGGCGAACGTGTCCAAAGGTGGTCTGCTCTATCACTTCCCGTCCAAGGACGCCCTCGTCGAGGCTCTCGCCGAACACCTCGAGACACTCGCAGCCGACGACGCCGAACTGATGCGCACGGCTCCCGAAGGACCGGCGACCTACTACATCCGCACCTCGGTCTTCGCCGACACCCCGCTCGACCGGGCCATCGTCGCCCTGACCCGCCTGAGCCAGACCGCGAACCCGCGCGCCCAGCAGGCGCTGCGCCGCATCCATCAGGGCTGGTTCGAGGCACTGTCCGACGAGGTCACCGATCCCGCTGCGGCACGAGCGGTGATGCTCATCGGCGACGGGCTCTACTACGGCGCCGCCATGTCGGGCGAGACAAGCACGACGCCGCCCGAGGACGTCGACGAACTCCTGAAAGTCGTGCGGAAACTGATCGGCCCGAGCGACTGA